The Vicia villosa cultivar HV-30 ecotype Madison, WI linkage group LG1, Vvil1.0, whole genome shotgun sequence genome includes a region encoding these proteins:
- the LOC131644890 gene encoding heavy metal-associated isoprenylated plant protein 3-like: protein MMSLKTSNKKMRRGFMCHSQSSTAVCMNTRDPRSVVVPKRIEKSVTLDDTRIINFAKYSKSVESPMSNPAPKIMLRENSVKNQNYQAIEPRELQKTPTNNVFQVVVMRVAIHCQGCAGKVKKHISKMEGVTSFSMVVESKRVTVMGHISPVEVVDSISKVEKAELWS from the exons ATGATGAGTTTGAAAACAAGTAACAAGAAAATGAGAAGAGGTTTTATGTGCCATTCTCAATCCTCAACAGCAGTGTGTATGAACACACGTGATCCTCGTTCTGTTGTTGTACCTAAGAGGATTGAAAAGAGTGTTACTCTTGATGATACAAGAATCATCAACTTTGCCAAATATTCCAAATCTGTTGAGTCTCCTATGTCCAATCCTGCCCCGAAGATCATGCTTAGAGAGAACTCGGTGAAGAATCAAAATTATCAAGCTATTGAACCAAGAGAACTTCAGAAAACACCAACAAATAATGTTTTTCAG GTGGTTGTGATGCGGGTTGCGATTCATTGTCAAGGATGTGCTGGAAAAGTGAAAAAACATATCTCTAAGATGGAAG GAGTTACATCATTCAGTATGGTTGTAGAGTCTAAGAGGGTGACAGTGATGGGGCACATTTCTCCGGTGGAAGTTGTTGATAGTATTTCAAAGGTGGAAAAGGCTGAGCTTTGGAGTTAA